In Daphnia pulex isolate KAP4 chromosome 7, ASM2113471v1, one genomic interval encodes:
- the LOC124197218 gene encoding probable enoyl-CoA hydratase, mitochondrial isoform X1: MAYFCQNVLKIAASSIAGHSNSARFAAYRLSSTAVPSYQHIIVEKQGAKTNVGVITLNRPKALNALCDALMREVSTALDELEKDKDVGAVVITGSEKAFAAGADIKEMVNNTFSQVYGGNFLNHWNRVSTCKKPVIAAVNGYALGGGCELAMMCDIILAGENAKFGQPEIAIGTIPGAGGTQRLIRSVGKSKAMEMCLTGLPITAQEAEKLGLVSRVLPPKELVAEAIKMGEKIASHSKLIVAMCKESVNQAYETTLQEGLLFEKRTFHTTFATADRKEGMTAFAEKRPPNFTDS, from the exons ATGGCTTACTTTTGCCAAAATGTCCTAAAGATTGCCGCTTCTTCGATTGCTGGCCATAGCAATTCAGCCCGGTTCGCGGCGTATCGCCTGTCGTCAA CAGCTGTTCCTTCCTATCAGCACATCATCGTCGAGAAACAAGGAGCGAAAACGAATGTGGGCGTCATCACGTTGAATCGACCCAAAGCCCTTAATGCCCTTTGTGATGCATTAATGCGAGAAGTCAGCACAGCCCTTGACGAACTGGAAAAAGACAAGGATGTTGGTGCTGTAGTCATCACTGGTAGCGAGAAGGCTTTTGCTGCTG gtGCTGACATCAAGGAGATGGTAAACAACACATTTTCACAAGTGTACGGAGGCAACTTTCTGAATCACTGGAACAGAGTATCTACATGCAAGAAACCAGTCATTGCAGCAGTAAATGGCTATGCT CTTGGAGGTGGCTGTGAGTTAGCTATGATGTGCGATATTATCCTTGCCGGCGAGAATGCCAAATTCGGACAACCAGAAATCGCAATTGGTACCATTCCCGGAGCCGGTGGCACCCAACGCTTGATTCGCAGTGTCGGCAAATCCAAAGCCATGGAAATGTGCCTTACTGGTCTACCCATCACAGCTCAAGAAGCTGAGAAATTAG GTCTTGTTAGTCGAGTTCTTCCTCCCAAAGAATTGGTTGCCGAGGCGATCAAGATGGGCGAGAAAATTGCCTCTCACTCGAAACTGATTGTGGCCATGTGCAAGGAGAGCGTCAACCAGGCTTATGAAACGACTCTTCAAGAGGGTCTCTTGTTCGAGAAGCGTACTTTCCACACTACTTTCGCCACG GCTGACCGGAAAGAAGGTATGACCGCATTTGCCGAAAAACGCCCACCAAATTTCACCGACAGTTAA
- the LOC124197218 gene encoding probable enoyl-CoA hydratase, mitochondrial isoform X2: protein MAYFCQNVLKIAASSIAGHSNSARFAAYRLSSTVPSYQHIIVEKQGAKTNVGVITLNRPKALNALCDALMREVSTALDELEKDKDVGAVVITGSEKAFAAGADIKEMVNNTFSQVYGGNFLNHWNRVSTCKKPVIAAVNGYALGGGCELAMMCDIILAGENAKFGQPEIAIGTIPGAGGTQRLIRSVGKSKAMEMCLTGLPITAQEAEKLGLVSRVLPPKELVAEAIKMGEKIASHSKLIVAMCKESVNQAYETTLQEGLLFEKRTFHTTFATADRKEGMTAFAEKRPPNFTDS from the exons ATGGCTTACTTTTGCCAAAATGTCCTAAAGATTGCCGCTTCTTCGATTGCTGGCCATAGCAATTCAGCCCGGTTCGCGGCGTATCGCCTGTCGTCAA CTGTTCCTTCCTATCAGCACATCATCGTCGAGAAACAAGGAGCGAAAACGAATGTGGGCGTCATCACGTTGAATCGACCCAAAGCCCTTAATGCCCTTTGTGATGCATTAATGCGAGAAGTCAGCACAGCCCTTGACGAACTGGAAAAAGACAAGGATGTTGGTGCTGTAGTCATCACTGGTAGCGAGAAGGCTTTTGCTGCTG gtGCTGACATCAAGGAGATGGTAAACAACACATTTTCACAAGTGTACGGAGGCAACTTTCTGAATCACTGGAACAGAGTATCTACATGCAAGAAACCAGTCATTGCAGCAGTAAATGGCTATGCT CTTGGAGGTGGCTGTGAGTTAGCTATGATGTGCGATATTATCCTTGCCGGCGAGAATGCCAAATTCGGACAACCAGAAATCGCAATTGGTACCATTCCCGGAGCCGGTGGCACCCAACGCTTGATTCGCAGTGTCGGCAAATCCAAAGCCATGGAAATGTGCCTTACTGGTCTACCCATCACAGCTCAAGAAGCTGAGAAATTAG GTCTTGTTAGTCGAGTTCTTCCTCCCAAAGAATTGGTTGCCGAGGCGATCAAGATGGGCGAGAAAATTGCCTCTCACTCGAAACTGATTGTGGCCATGTGCAAGGAGAGCGTCAACCAGGCTTATGAAACGACTCTTCAAGAGGGTCTCTTGTTCGAGAAGCGTACTTTCCACACTACTTTCGCCACG GCTGACCGGAAAGAAGGTATGACCGCATTTGCCGAAAAACGCCCACCAAATTTCACCGACAGTTAA